From one Bacteroides intestinalis DSM 17393 genomic stretch:
- a CDS encoding site-specific integrase gives MRSTFKVLFYLKRNAPKKNGLIPVMCRITVNGKISQFSCKLDVEEKTWNIELGRVSGRSTVAQETNRMLDKIRVGINKAYQDICDKDNYVTAEKVRNVFLGMGMNHETLLAVFRQHNEDYEKQVGKIKSLRSYWKYCIVYKHLEEFIKQRYKVSDIALKELAPAFITDFELFLRTEKNHCNNTVWSYMMPFRSIIFMAINNGWLQRDPFYAYSITKEETKRGFLSKEEINLLIKGTFKKPSYTLIRDLFIFCTFTGLSWTDMANLTKENLQTSFDGHLWIKTNRQKTGTESNIRLLDVAKHIIEKYDGMTDDNKLLPVPCYVNCKNSIKVIAKKCGIEKNVTWHMSRHTYATTVCLSNDVPIETLSKMLGHRSIRTTQIYAKITAEKVSRDMEKLSKQIAQMESFICQAI, from the coding sequence ATGAGATCGACTTTTAAAGTATTATTTTATTTGAAGCGCAACGCCCCGAAGAAAAACGGGCTTATTCCGGTAATGTGCCGCATCACGGTAAACGGCAAGATTTCCCAATTCAGTTGCAAGCTGGATGTAGAGGAAAAAACATGGAACATCGAGCTTGGCAGAGTATCGGGCAGAAGCACCGTTGCGCAGGAAACCAACCGTATGCTGGACAAGATTCGCGTGGGTATCAACAAAGCCTATCAGGACATTTGCGATAAGGACAATTATGTTACCGCCGAAAAAGTACGCAACGTTTTCTTAGGTATGGGAATGAATCATGAAACACTGCTGGCAGTATTCCGTCAGCACAATGAGGATTACGAAAAGCAGGTAGGCAAGATAAAGAGCCTGCGGAGCTATTGGAAATACTGCATCGTGTACAAGCATCTGGAAGAGTTCATCAAGCAACGCTATAAGGTCAGTGATATAGCGTTGAAAGAGCTTGCGCCCGCTTTCATCACGGATTTTGAACTGTTCCTGCGCACGGAGAAGAACCACTGCAACAATACGGTATGGTCGTATATGATGCCGTTCAGAAGCATTATTTTCATGGCTATCAATAACGGCTGGTTACAGCGTGACCCGTTCTACGCGTACAGTATCACAAAGGAGGAAACCAAACGCGGCTTTCTGTCAAAGGAGGAAATCAACCTCCTAATCAAAGGCACGTTCAAAAAGCCGAGCTATACACTGATACGTGATTTGTTCATCTTTTGTACCTTTACGGGATTGAGCTGGACGGATATGGCGAACCTTACGAAAGAGAACCTGCAAACCTCGTTTGACGGTCATTTGTGGATCAAGACAAACCGCCAGAAAACGGGAACGGAAAGTAATATCCGCTTGCTGGATGTTGCCAAGCATATCATCGAAAAATACGACGGAATGACCGATGACAACAAGTTGCTACCCGTGCCGTGCTACGTCAATTGCAAAAACAGTATCAAGGTTATAGCGAAAAAATGCGGCATCGAGAAAAACGTCACGTGGCACATGAGCCGCCACACCTATGCGACAACAGTCTGTTTATCAAACGATGTACCTATTGAAACGCTGTCGAAAATGCTCGGACACAGGAGCATTCGCACGACACAGATTTACGCCAAAATTACGGCGGAGAAGGTCAGCCGCGATATGGAAAAGCTGTCGAAGCAAATCGCACAGATGGAGAGTTTTATATGTCAGGCTATCTAA
- a CDS encoding helix-turn-helix domain-containing protein, translating into MNDNVMTADDEHIAEALHALRRGTKEVSRLAENYRPSLGGERYMTDKEVAQRLKVSRRTLQEYRNDRKIPFIIFGGKVLYRETDIERILEENYRKAIR; encoded by the coding sequence ATGAACGACAATGTAATGACAGCGGATGATGAACACATCGCTGAAGCCCTGCACGCTTTGCGCAGAGGAACAAAAGAAGTGAGCCGTTTGGCAGAGAATTACCGTCCGTCGCTCGGCGGAGAACGGTATATGACGGACAAGGAGGTAGCCCAGAGGCTGAAAGTAAGCCGCCGCACCTTGCAGGAGTACCGCAATGACCGGAAAATACCCTTTATTATTTTCGGTGGGAAAGTCCTGTACCGAGAAACAGACATCGAAAGGATACTGGAAGAGAATTACAGGAAGGCAATCCGGTAA
- a CDS encoding helix-turn-helix domain-containing protein, with the protein MEIVIIEKKTFEALLSGVGTLTEKVNTLYRRCGDRKINKWLDGEEVCRLLHISPRTLQTLRDNRLIGFSQVNRKFYYKPDEVERLLPAIEQFRTEKDTP; encoded by the coding sequence ATGGAAATAGTAATTATTGAGAAGAAGACTTTTGAGGCGTTGCTTTCCGGTGTGGGCACGCTGACGGAGAAAGTAAACACGCTGTACCGCAGATGCGGCGACAGGAAGATAAACAAATGGCTCGACGGGGAGGAAGTATGCCGCCTGCTGCATATCAGCCCCCGAACACTGCAAACGCTTCGGGATAACCGGCTGATCGGTTTCTCACAGGTAAACCGCAAGTTCTATTACAAACCGGACGAGGTGGAACGGCTGTTACCCGCCATAGAGCAGTTCCGGACGGAAAAAGATACCCCGTAG
- a CDS encoding helix-turn-helix domain-containing protein encodes MEIITMESAAYKELTAKIDLIAGYVRENEQSKKKDAAEVWMSSRELKGLLGISTRTLQRLRDNKRISYAIFGGACRYPVSEVERLVKESIYNCDARTVEEFKRNYLLRTGGKKG; translated from the coding sequence ATGGAAATCATCACGATGGAAAGTGCCGCCTATAAGGAACTGACGGCGAAAATAGATTTGATAGCCGGATATGTCCGGGAGAATGAACAGTCAAAGAAGAAAGATGCGGCAGAGGTATGGATGAGCAGCAGGGAACTCAAAGGGCTGCTCGGTATCAGCACCCGCACGCTTCAACGACTGCGGGACAACAAGCGCATCAGTTACGCCATCTTCGGGGGTGCTTGCCGCTATCCCGTGTCGGAGGTGGAACGGCTGGTCAAGGAAAGCATCTACAACTGCGACGCGCGGACGGTTGAAGAGTTCAAGCGCAATTACCTGTTACGCACGGGAGGCAAAAAAGGATGA
- a CDS encoding helix-turn-helix domain-containing protein has product MSTLDLDTFEGWMRQIMERFDRNEQLIASLTGKELREVKYLDGERLLDNQDLCELLNTSKRSIQRYRSSGTLKYQMLWHKVYYKESDVQEFLRTHFKESEGKNGEKRQKA; this is encoded by the coding sequence ATGAGCACGCTGGACTTGGATACCTTCGAGGGGTGGATGCGCCAAATCATGGAACGCTTCGACCGGAACGAACAGCTTATCGCCTCTCTTACGGGCAAGGAGCTCAGGGAGGTGAAATACCTCGACGGGGAACGGCTGCTTGACAATCAGGACTTGTGCGAGCTGCTCAATACGAGCAAACGCTCCATCCAACGTTACCGCAGTTCTGGGACACTGAAATACCAGATGCTCTGGCACAAGGTGTACTATAAAGAATCGGACGTGCAGGAGTTCCTGCGAACCCATTTCAAGGAGTCCGAAGGGAAAAACGGTGAGAAAAGGCAAAAGGCATAA
- a CDS encoding DUF4099 domain-containing protein — translation MEQKKNQKDVLIVRDEKTGEISVVAGLKKDGTPKTTAASGANQKDFLLFDKNSNPLDSFLDNFFRQCKEPKRFGFYRVAAENIEHVIDVLKDLLKNPEKNRDLLEPHHVDTSKYEQQAQPENTPQAQETEQAAVPENTGEQAEEQTGEQAQQQAGQSGTGIDESRIDWANLEEQYGIKREALEASGDLEKMLGYGKSALVTVTPLIAGERYEIEARLSFKEMPDGSIGIVPHTIRKEPKLDEKFMEHEFTPEDKENLKKTGNMGRVVELVDKETGEIIPSYISIDRQTNEIEAIPVKDVPVTTRIGQTEFTEHEIAELVAGRALPNKEIVLSEKRKFTATLQVNVERRGVEFVPKPKQNGQNRRQRNGQVTGQTAQQPARPVPTAQAAGGQTATGTEGEQKPKVYKFQWLDENGNIRAPKTMGGIPLTQQQQQNFTAGNAILVKDMKRDGKGEPFTAYVKFSFEAGKPKYYRNNPDVAQEITPASESRTQVAVNTHGNTNEATRHLNQPLQQGQTAPANTQQQRTQNRAAGVRM, via the coding sequence ATGGAACAAAAAAAGAATCAAAAGGACGTGCTGATTGTCCGGGACGAGAAGACGGGCGAAATCAGCGTCGTCGCCGGGCTGAAAAAGGACGGCACACCGAAAACGACCGCCGCTTCGGGAGCCAACCAGAAGGATTTTCTACTGTTCGACAAGAATAGCAACCCGCTGGACAGCTTTCTGGACAACTTTTTCCGGCAATGCAAGGAGCCGAAACGCTTCGGCTTCTACCGTGTGGCGGCGGAGAACATCGAGCATGTGATAGACGTGCTTAAAGACCTGCTTAAAAATCCCGAAAAGAACCGTGACCTGCTTGAACCGCACCACGTGGATACGTCCAAGTACGAACAGCAGGCACAACCGGAAAATACCCCGCAGGCGCAGGAAACGGAACAAGCGGCTGTACCGGAAAACACGGGCGAACAAGCGGAGGAACAAACCGGCGAGCAAGCACAACAGCAAGCCGGACAAAGCGGTACCGGCATTGATGAAAGCCGTATTGATTGGGCAAATCTTGAAGAACAGTACGGCATCAAACGCGAAGCGTTGGAAGCATCGGGCGATTTGGAAAAGATGCTCGGCTACGGCAAATCGGCACTTGTGACGGTCACTCCCCTGATTGCCGGGGAACGCTACGAGATAGAGGCACGGCTTTCATTCAAGGAAATGCCGGACGGCAGTATCGGTATCGTACCCCATACCATCCGCAAGGAACCCAAACTTGATGAGAAGTTCATGGAGCATGAATTTACGCCCGAAGACAAGGAGAACCTGAAAAAGACGGGAAACATGGGGCGTGTGGTGGAGCTGGTGGACAAGGAAACGGGCGAAATCATCCCTTCCTATATCAGTATCGACCGTCAGACCAACGAGATAGAGGCTATTCCCGTAAAAGACGTGCCCGTCACCACGAGAATCGGGCAGACCGAATTTACCGAACATGAAATAGCCGAACTCGTTGCCGGGCGTGCGCTGCCCAATAAAGAAATCGTCTTGTCCGAGAAACGAAAATTCACCGCCACGTTGCAGGTGAACGTGGAACGCCGGGGCGTGGAGTTCGTGCCCAAACCCAAACAGAACGGGCAGAACAGAAGGCAGCGCAATGGGCAGGTGACCGGACAAACGGCACAACAACCTGCCAGACCGGTTCCGACCGCACAAGCGGCAGGCGGACAAACCGCCACTGGGACGGAAGGCGAACAGAAGCCGAAAGTCTATAAATTCCAATGGCTGGATGAGAACGGGAACATCCGTGCCCCGAAAACGATGGGCGGCATACCGCTCACCCAGCAGCAACAGCAGAATTTTACAGCCGGGAACGCCATTCTTGTCAAGGACATGAAACGCGACGGAAAGGGAGAACCCTTTACTGCCTACGTCAAATTCAGTTTCGAGGCGGGCAAACCGAAATATTACCGCAACAATCCCGACGTGGCACAGGAAATCACCCCCGCTTCGGAAAGCCGCACGCAGGTGGCGGTCAATACACACGGGAATACCAATGAGGCTACCAGACATCTGAACCAACCTTTGCAGCAGGGACAAACGGCTCCTGCCAATACACAGCAACAAAGGACACAGAACCGTGCGGCAGGCGTAAGAATGTAG
- a CDS encoding reverse transcriptase/maturase family protein has translation MRNSENVLNILSEHSNVSGYKFERLYRILFNEQMFYAAYQRIYAKQGNMTSGTDGKTVDQMSVQRIESLIVSLRDESYKPHPARRVYIPKKNGKKRPLGIPSFEDKLVQEVVRMILEAIYEGYFEYSSHGFRPKRSCHTALAHIQKSFSGTKWFIEGDIKGFFDNINHEVLINTLRERITDERFIRLIRKFLNAGYVEDWKFHKTYSGTPQGGLISPILANIYLDRFDKYVKEYAQSFDKGRERQSSTEYKRLENKRSKLVIKAKSVEDESVRINLINEIRKVEREIIKTPYGSNMDETFKRLKYVRYADDFLIGVIGSKAECIEIKANIARFMSEKLHLELSDEKTLITHAQNSAKFLGYEVSIRKSQALRHNRNGILRRPFNGRIVLRVANEIVKKKLLDYDAISVGQANGKEVWKPKTRSYMIGMKPEDIMAQYNAEIRGFYNYYSIANDISYLGNSFGFNMEYSMFKTIAQKQNSTLAQTIKKLRRGKNFIVDYVDGKGQKKVRVFYNEGFKRKTAKGYAQCDNIPNTNISPYPSLIERLKAEKCELCGAQGKTVMHHVRTLKDLKGDNEREQLMLKRHRKTLALCETCNAKIDVR, from the coding sequence ATGAGAAATTCAGAGAATGTATTAAACATTTTAAGTGAACACAGCAATGTTTCGGGCTACAAGTTCGAAAGGCTGTACCGAATTTTATTCAATGAACAAATGTTCTATGCCGCCTATCAGCGTATTTACGCCAAACAAGGCAACATGACATCTGGCACGGACGGTAAAACTGTCGACCAGATGAGCGTTCAAAGAATAGAAAGCCTTATTGTAAGTCTCAGAGATGAGTCCTACAAGCCGCATCCCGCAAGGAGGGTGTACATTCCCAAGAAGAACGGAAAGAAACGACCGCTTGGAATACCCTCTTTCGAGGATAAACTGGTGCAAGAGGTAGTTCGAATGATTCTTGAAGCCATTTATGAAGGGTATTTTGAATACTCATCACATGGTTTCAGACCCAAGAGAAGCTGCCATACTGCACTGGCTCACATTCAGAAGTCGTTTAGTGGGACAAAGTGGTTCATTGAGGGAGACATCAAAGGCTTCTTTGACAACATCAACCACGAAGTTCTGATAAACACTCTGAGAGAACGGATAACCGATGAAAGGTTCATTCGCCTAATCAGAAAATTTTTGAATGCAGGGTATGTTGAAGACTGGAAATTTCATAAAACGTACAGCGGAACACCGCAGGGTGGTTTAATTAGTCCTATTTTGGCTAACATCTATCTTGACAGGTTCGACAAGTACGTAAAGGAATACGCTCAATCATTCGACAAAGGCAGGGAAAGGCAAAGTAGTACAGAATACAAAAGACTTGAAAACAAAAGAAGCAAGCTGGTAATTAAGGCTAAATCCGTTGAAGATGAATCGGTCAGAATAAACCTGATTAATGAGATACGGAAGGTCGAGAGAGAAATTATTAAAACGCCTTATGGTTCAAACATGGATGAAACGTTTAAAAGATTAAAGTATGTGAGGTATGCTGACGATTTCCTAATCGGAGTTATCGGAAGCAAAGCGGAATGTATCGAGATTAAAGCAAACATTGCTCGGTTTATGAGCGAGAAACTCCATTTGGAATTATCAGATGAAAAGACGCTTATCACTCATGCACAGAACTCTGCTAAATTCCTCGGATACGAAGTCTCTATTCGTAAGTCCCAAGCACTAAGGCATAATAGGAATGGTATTTTAAGAAGACCGTTCAATGGTCGAATCGTTCTACGTGTTGCGAACGAGATAGTTAAAAAGAAGTTACTGGACTACGATGCAATATCGGTTGGGCAAGCCAACGGCAAAGAAGTCTGGAAGCCCAAAACTCGTTCTTACATGATAGGCATGAAGCCGGAGGATATTATGGCGCAGTATAATGCGGAAATAAGAGGATTCTACAACTACTATTCTATTGCTAACGATATTTCATATCTCGGCAACTCATTCGGATTTAATATGGAATACAGTATGTTCAAAACGATTGCTCAAAAGCAAAACAGTACACTTGCACAGACAATTAAAAAACTCCGCAGGGGTAAAAACTTTATTGTCGACTATGTGGATGGCAAAGGGCAAAAGAAGGTCAGAGTATTCTATAATGAAGGTTTTAAAAGAAAAACGGCAAAAGGTTACGCCCAATGTGACAACATTCCCAACACAAACATTAGCCCCTATCCAAGTCTAATTGAGAGGTTAAAGGCTGAAAAGTGTGAGTTATGCGGTGCGCAAGGCAAAACGGTGATGCATCATGTGCGTACCCTCAAAGACCTAAAAGGGGATAACGAGCGGGAGCAACTGATGTTAAAAAGACATCGCAAGACCTTAGCCTTATGTGAAACCTGTAATGCAAAAATTGATGTTCGCTAA